The DNA region TAACCAAGTAGCTGGTAGCTCCGGAAACCGGACTCCAGGTGGCTTTCCAGGCACAATTGGCGATATGGGATTTTGCAAGGCCCGTGGGGGCAGGTAATGTTCCCGAGCCGGGTTCTGCTATCTCATCGGCAGCAATATTAGTAGAAACTAACAAGCGATTGCCTGCCTTGTCATAATCGTAGTCACGGTTGCCATTGACGGAGTCATGCACAAATGTGAGACGACCCAGGGCATCGTAGGTATAAGTGGTCGTTTTGGTTTGAGCTATCAGTGAAAGAGGGAAAAACAGCACAAGTGCAGAAATGCACAAAAAATTTATTTTCATAATCGTCCTTTGATATTGTTGGTGGGAGCTGCAAGCAAGGGAAGAGGTGAGCAAGAAAAGCCAGACCATCCCTGCTTGTTGTCATGATGAATCAAAGTCTAGCATTGACTCATCACAAAGAAAATACCGTGACCCTCAACAGGTTAACTGCTGCAAAAAGACTGTTTTCATATTTAAAAATAGCTTCGTCCTGTTTTTATCATTAATGAAGTCTTTAATGTACTTGGTGCTTACAGAAGTCGATTAGAAGGCAACTTGTATAGTTAACCCCTTTTTATAGGTGCGGTCTTTTTAGGTTATTTGTGTTAGATGCGAGGGCGAACGAACAAACGACTCCCTTGCGGGGGAGCAACATAGTGATGCTGATTGGGGAACTAAGCCCCCACCTTTAACCTGGATTCTAGACTGATCACTGTGCCATCAAAACAAAACCGTCCATTGTGAAAATGGCTTTCCAATTGTTTGGCAGTCATGGGTTTGGCATAGAGGAAGCCCTGCACCTGGTCGCAGCCTTTTGCGCGTAGCCATTCGGCCTGGCTTTCGGTTTCCACGCCTTCGGCAACGACGCGCAGTTGCATGTTATGGGCCAGGCCGATAATGGTTTTGGCGATGGCGGCATCATTGGCATCGTCGTGTATGTCGTGGATAAAACTGCGGTCAATTTTGAGTTTTTGGATGGGGAAGCGTTGCAGGTAGGCGAGCGATGAATAGCCTGTGCCAAAATCGTCAATAGCGAGAAAGGTGCCCATCTGGTTGAGCTGGTTTAATTGGTTGATGGTTTCACCCGCGTGTTCCATCGCGCAGCTTTCGGTAATTTCCAATTCCAGGTATTTGGCTTCCAGTCCTGTTTCCTGCAGGATGGCTTCGACTTTGCCGGGGAAGTTTTTCTGGCGGAATTGGCGCGGTGACAGGTTGACCGCAACTTTACCGACATTTTTTCCGGTATCCAGCCAGATTTTTTTTTGTTTACAGGCTTCGCGTAATACCCACTCACCGATAGGTACGATCAGGCCGGTTTCTTCGGCCAGTGGAATAAAATGGGCTGGAGAAACCAGTCCTCGCTCCGGGTGTTGCCAGCGTACCAGCGCCTCCACACCGGTCATATCGCCGGTTTTCAAATCGATTTGCGGTTGGTAGTAGAGTGCGAGTTGGTTTTGCTCAATCGCGCGGCGCAGGTCATTTTCCAGCAGCAAATAATTGACCGCCGTTGCATTCATACCTTTGGTGTAAAACTGGCAATTGTTTTTGCCGGCTTCTTTCGC from Cellvibrio japonicus Ueda107 includes:
- a CDS encoding RHS repeat domain-containing protein — its product is MKINFLCISALVLFFPLSLIAQTKTTTYTYDALGRLTFVHDSVNGNRDYDYDKAGNRLLVSTNIAADEIAEPGSGTLPAPTGLAKSHIANCAWKATWSPVSGATSYLVIDTSGGSQSVTTTLAYVNCPSNNPTGNQPKSVQACSSSASCGPKANF